Proteins encoded together in one Amblyomma americanum isolate KBUSLIRL-KWMA chromosome 1, ASM5285725v1, whole genome shotgun sequence window:
- the LOC144105289 gene encoding uncharacterized protein LOC144105289, giving the protein MNRMAAVVPAILRARNSSQARDPTHRPPFAALTSVLCCQRPASIGPCVLPAFGCVIPPDPFMLKTKSCMEVVQATKLRVIFARDLEQAGKLVDGQWYSLSKASFFSKTKTIFLGSWAMYLGTCGQDNAGQHASASSKKKHETVNKY; this is encoded by the exons atgaatcgcatggccg ctgtggtgccggcgattctccgagctcggaactcttcccaggcacgggatcctacccacagacctcccttcgccgcactcacgagtgttctttg ttgccagcggccagcatctattgggccatgcgtacttcctgccttcggctgtgtcatccctcctgatccgttcatg ctaaagaccaagagttgcatggaagttgtgcaagccaccaagttgcgtgtgatttttgccagggacctggagcaggctgggaaattagtggatggccagtggtattcactcagtaaggcaagctttttct ccaagacaaaaaccatttttcttggctcatgggcgatgtatctaggaacctgcggccaggacaacgctggacagcatgcatcagcaagctcgaaaaaaaagcacgaaacagtaaataaatattga